The genomic segment cttttctgtacttgctatcgggatcttcgtatggagcttttatcacttATTATCTATAAATCTCccaggagatcagaggaggattatgtccagttgctactctctggcaataccccttatattacaagaaaagtggccaaattctgtgctgcagcaatggttattcataatcaaatgtttgggtaggcgattttagatggataatatgtttttaatataacactctGTAAGAAGGTCCTTCTCCAGCAGGGGGGGCACttgtggtgaaggcgggaaacaGACACGGAGGCTCATCACGGGGTTCATTATTAAACACTTTATTGTAAACAGCTTCCAACTCTAAAGGATCAAACGGATCTTGCAACAACCGATCATTCAACAAATGGTACTTCTTAGGACGAACAGTAGGAACCGCGGTTTGTTCGCCTAGAAGGGAGCTGGCCCAAACTTCTCCCTGTCTGTCATCTGACGCAAAGGCGCGCTCCTCAGTGCACACACCGTGCCGcagcaagggtggcgggcccaatctccctctaaaGGTTTCTTCTGATATTCTGGCCCGGGCCGGATCACACGTCTCCCTCCCCCAGGATAGTTCAGGGGGAAAACTGAAACCTTCCATTCCAGGGGCTCAATACCTCTGCCTTTGGCTCCCAGGAATGGTGGATCCGGCAGTAGTCCCCCTCCGGTCATCAGATTAGGGAACCCCGATGTTGCTCCAGACGCTTGACTTGGGTCGAGAATGGGCTCAGTCTGGACCCCTCGGTGTCTTGGTCTGTCCACGTTTAAGTCTGTCCAAGTTCTAAAGTCCCGcgcgcctcctccttcttttatctcctcccacataattagatccacctcctcccctccttcttccacaagacacACCTCTTCAGCCCTCTCAGACACCACCTCTGTTTGGTCCAGTTCTATCAgcaccccttccacacatccgccttcctctacatcttcctttttaacggaggacggcacactctctcaatcaccttcacacgcccccccttcCGAGTGGGCCGTCCTCGACTCCAGTTCGGGCTCCCCTCTGTCCTGTCGAGAGAAATAGTCCACATTAGAATGGGCTGTCCCCTTTTTATACTGCACTTGAAAAGAATAGGGTTGTAAGCTTAGATACCACCTGGTAAGTCTAGGGTTGGTATCCTTCATTCGGTTCAGCCACTGTAAAGGGGCATGATCCGTCACTAAAATGAAGGGAGCTCCTAACAAGTAGTATCTTAAGGCCTGAACGGCCCATTTGACTGCCAGTGCCTCTTTTTCTATGGTGGCATACTTCCTCTCCCGGTCGCTCAACTTTTTACTCAGATACATTATGGGGTACTCtacctcttccttcttctgagaTAGTACTGCACCTAGGCCTCTGTCCGAAGCATCCGTTTGCAATATAAAGGGAATAGAAAAATCAGGAGCGAAGCGACTAGGCAAAGATGACAATACCCCTTTTAACTCCTCAAAGGCTTTCTGTTCCGGTGGACCCCAATCTATTCGGCTCTTCTTCCTTTTGCGGGTTAAGTCGGTGAGAGGGGCAGCTACTTCTGCAAAGTGTGGCACAAATTGCCTATAATAACCAGCCAGTCCTAGGAATtgttggacttctttcttatcccGCGGAACTGTCCATGACACTACTTTGTCTACTTTGTCAGACACTGGTtgaatctttcctccctctattCGGAACCCCAAAAACTTGACCCCCTTCCTAGCTACTTTGCACTTGGAAGGATTAACTTTTAGCCCGGCTTTCTCGATTTCCCTCAAGACTCTCCTAAGGTGGTCAATGTGTTCCTCCCAAGTTTTGCTGTATATCAAAATATCGTCAATGTAAGCACCCGCGAAATCCTTTACCGGTTCCAACACACGGTCCATAAGCCTCTGGAAAGTCGCGGCTGCTCCATGTAGCCCaaagggcattttttaaaaatggaacagcCCCTTGGGGGTGACAAAGGCGGTTTTCTCCTGGTCTTCCTTCCTTACtggaatttgccagtaacctttagTGAGGTCCAGCGAGGTCAGGTAGacgcccccccccagcctctccaAGAGGTCATCCACTTTTGGCATGGGGTAGGCATCAAATTTAGAAATTTCGTTAAGGCGCCTGAAATCAATACATACCCTAACTTGCCCATCTGGCTTAGGAACTAGTACGGGGTAGCTTCGCCAAGGGCTGTGGGATGGTTCTATGATGCCtaatttttccatctctgctACCTCAGCATTGATAGTATCTCTCAAATGATAGGGCCAGGTCCTATCCCCCATTCTAGCAACCATCCCCGGGGGTGTATGAATTTCATGCTGAATGAGATTTGTCTCCCCGGGTATGCCTGAAAATACCGTTTCGAATTCCTTTTCCAACCTCCTCACATCTAGTTGTTGGGCCTCTTCCAAAATTTCATCAACCTCTAACCTTAGGTCTTTACTTAGGCACTTACTTACTTCGGGACCAAATTCCTCTCCTACTTCCCCCCACAgggcttccctttccttccattcCTTCAACAAATTGACGTGAAAAATCCCATTCTTTTTGGTCTTATCCGGCATGCATATTTCATAATCCACCGCTCCTACCTTCCTAACCACTTCGTAGGGACCTTGCCACGTGGCAAATAGTTTAGCTTGTTCGGAATGCATCAATAGCAAGACTTTTTGGCCTGGGTGGAATTCTCTAACTTTTACCCTTTGGTCATACCTTCTTTTTTGTCCCTCTTGGGCGTTTCCCAAATGATCTTTGGCAATACTTAGAACAGTCCTCAAATGGTCCCTCATTTCCATCACATGCTGTACCGTGATCTGAGCATCATCTTGGCCCTCTTCCCATTTTTCCCTCACCAAATCCAGTATGCCTCTGGGATTCCATCCGTACATTAACTCGAAGGGAGAGAAGCCCGTAGATGCTTGTGGTACCTCCCTAATGGCGAACATTAAGGGTGCCACTAATACATGCCACCTTCTAGGTTTTTCCATAACCAGTTTCCTTAACATGCCTTTTAGTGTTTTATTAAAACGCTCCACTAAGCCATTGGTTTGTGGATGATAGACCGCGGTGTGAATAGGTTTGACTTCAAGTAAGCGCCACATCTCTTTCAGTGTAATACTCATAAAGTTGGTCCCTTGATCTGTTATGACTTCTTTAGGGAAGCCTAGTCTTGTAAATACCTGCATTAACTCTTGCGCGATTACCTTAGCCGTGGTGGACCTTAAGGGGATTGCCTCCGGGTATCGGGTGGAATAATCCACCAACACTAAAATGTGGGTATGACCTCCTGCTGATTTAACCAGAGGTCCTACTATGTCAAGGCCAATTCTTTGAAAAGGGTGATCCATGAGGGGCATTGGCATTAATTCAGCACCCTTTGCTGGGCGCTTTTGCGTTTTTTGACATTGTGGACAGGTGACACAATACTCTCTAACttccttttccatctctggcCACCAAAACCTTTGCCTAATTCgtgctttcattttttcctctgccaaaTGCCCAGCTAGGGGTACGTCATGGGCCAGTTCCATTACCTTACTTCGCCATTTCAGGGGTACCACCAGCTTCTTCCCCCCGTCTCCCTCCACCCTATACAACaatcccctgtccaactcccatCCCGTTTGCCCCTTCACCACAGTTCCCACCGGTTGAGCCGCTAGCAATGGTTCTTGAAGCGATGCATCGTCCTGCTGCATCAATCGCATCTGTTCCCGCGAGGCGCGCTGCAAAAAATCGGACTGGTCTTCAGCTTTCAACATTTGTCCCTGCAATCCCTCCTTGATCTTCCCCACATCTCTAGATCCGACCCAATCTCTTCCCAGCAGCATTTCCCTCGATAACCCCGGCACCACACCTATATTCATCCTTCGTTCTTCTGCCCCTACCCTCACAGTGGCCCATAATGTCTGATATTTCTTTACATCCCCATGTATGCAGCGAACAGTcaatccctcttcttttttctgtccCAAAAGGTCCCGTACTAACGTCTTGGCACATCCTGTGTCTATCAAAGCCTTTTTCTTGTCTCCATTCACCCAGGCTTCTACCTCCCACCTCTCTGATGAATCCACTTTAGGGGGGGAAGGTTTGTCATACAGCCCCACCCACGAACAGTCGGCCCCCGGGCAATTCCTCCTCACGTGGCCAGGGACCCCACAGGCGAAGCAGACAGGGCGCCCCTCTTGTTCTCGTGTACCCCTGCTCCGGGAGTGTAAATAGGGCGCCCGTCCTTGCCCTCTCTCCATCCCGTCCCAGGAGCATAAATCCGCTGATCCACAGTTACCGGGCGCACAGGTTTAGATCCAAAGGGTTCGAACATCTTCCCTTTGAATTTCTGCGTTCCGCTTGGCTCTACTGCTGACCGCGTGCTTGAATTAGAAAACGAAAGCGAAGCCTCTCCACCGCGTGGTTTGCCTTTCTCCGCCCAGGGGGTGTTGCCTTCTTTCGCTGCCTCCTCCGTCATACTATAATCCTCCAATAAGGAAATTGCTTTCTCCAGCGTCTTCGGGTTGTTTCGTTGAATCCAGTTTTTCGCGCCAGCTCCTAACGTCTGTACTAGTTGCTCCATAACAATCAAATCCACTACCCGCTCGCCGTCTTCTCCATTAGGTTTTAACCATCTCAACGCGTTTGCCCTCATCCGTTGCGCCACTGTGCGGGGGTGGGAACCCGGCTTCCATTTTAGATCTCTCAGTCTTTTCCGATACGTTTCTTCAGTCAAATTCAATGTTCGAAGTATAGCCCTCTTTACTGACTCATATTGGGAGGCCTCTTGTGTGCTCAAAGTATCCACCACTTCCTGCAACAGCCCCGTAAGGCATGGAATCAAAATAAGGGTCCATTGTTCTCTCGGCCACCCAGCTGCTACAGCCACTCTCTCAAAGGTATGCAAATAGGCCTCAGGATCATCAGAGCTTGTCATCTTTTGCATACGAATGGGGGCAGGCCCTGCTATCAAGCCCCCCCTTACTGCTGCCGCCGGTCTCTCCGTTCTCTCTTCCTCTGGCCCTTGCCGCCTTATCTGTCTCGCGATCAGCGTTTGTTGTTCAACCAGATTTTCTATTAACTTCGCCTGCCGGTCCATAGTCTCTTTTAGTCCCAGCCATTCTTCCTTTCCCGCCTTCGGTACCGCccccgccccacgttgggcgccagtgTAAGAAGGTCCTTCTCCAGCGGGGGGGGCACttgtggtgaaggcgggaaacaGACACGGAGGCTCATCACGGGGTTCATTATTAAACACTTTATTGTAAACAGCTTCCAACTCTAAAGGATCAAACGGATCTTGCAACAACCGATCATTCAACAAATGGTACTTCTTAGGACGAACAGTAGGAACCGCGGTTTGTTCGCCTAGAAGGGAGCTGGCCCAAACTTCTCCCTGTCTGTCATCTGACGCAAAGGCGCGCTCCTCAGTGCACACACCGTGCCGcagcaagggtggcgggcccaatctccctctaaaGGTTTCTTCTGATATTCTGGCCCGGGCCGGATCACACGTCTCCCTCCCCCAGGATAGTTCAGGGGGAAAACTGAAACCTTCCATTCCAGGGGCTCAATACCTCTGCCTTTGGCTCCCAGGAATGGTGGATCCGGCAGTAGTCCCCCTCCGGTCATCAGATTAGGGAACCCCGATGTTGCTCCAGACGCTTGACTTGGGTCGAGAATGGGCTCAGTCTGGACCCCTCGGTGTCTTGGTCTGTCCACGTTTAAGTCTGTCCAAGTTCTAAAGTCCCGcgcgcctcctccttcttttatctcctcccacataattagatccacctcctcccctccttcttccacaagacacACCTCTTCAGCCCTCTCAGACACCACCTCTGTTTGGTCCAGTTCTATCAgcaccccttccacacatccgccttcctctacatcttcctttttaacggaggacggcacaccaaaacatgttcaaaacggtaagatacaacaatccatttaaaaaaaccattcaggCAGCCAGACATTCAGGGAAAGCcggcctgaagagaaatgtcttttcctacttgcagaaggacagcaaagatggggtcagcctagtCTCTTGGACAAGCTCCAATGTTGTGCAAAGAAAGGTACTCCTGGCCACTTCCGAAACCTGAGCAGCCAGGTTCAGAGGTGAATCAGGAGCAACCCCAAGCTGCCCACctgtgaaattaattttaaaaatatgatgaaTCACAGACAGTGATCCAAACTAATAGTATGGACTCCCCTCCAGTCCATGCTGGCAGAGGCACTAAGCAAGGCTGCCAACTCTCACCTTTATTGTTTACAATGGCAAATAAGTCTACCGCCAACTTAATTAGAATCAACCCACAAATCAATGGATTAAAAACAGGCAACAAAATTCATAGATGACATCTTACTGATTCTTACAAAATCTTCTGAATCAGCTTTGGAGCTTGGGAaattcaacatacagtggtgcctcgcttagcgattgcctcatttaacgatgtattcgcttagcaatgaggtttctggagcgattttgcgctccgtttaatgatgttccctatggggaaaattcgcatagcgatgttcgggaccttgcttcacttagcgatgacagtttaaggtcccctgtttcgcttagcgatgttccatttttggtgaatttttttttcacggtcaaaatcgggttcaatgcatttcaatgagggagaaaaaaaatccaagaatttaaatcagtttctgacttcgttaatttttggtgaatttttttctcccccattggaaagcagctgtcaaaatcgggttcaatgcatttcaatgggggtaaaaattcaccaaaaattaacgaagagtcagaacaaaggcaaattaagtttgcacacgttttagaaggtgcactaacgtttccaagcatttaaaaccgtttttgaaccttttaagaacacttaaaattgcaaaaacggacatcgcaaaaccattgaaatgcattgaataggcttcaatgcattccaatgggggatacattgtttcgcttagcgatgtttcctatggggactttcgcttaaggatggcaatccgttcccattggaaccgattaactggttttcaatgcatctctatgggaaaacgtgtttcgcttagcgatgttttcccatagcgatgtgtttttttttaaccaattaacagcgttaagcgaggcaccactgtatttttttaaaaaggcatagcTCCGAAATTACCTTGAACAAATCCAAAATATTATGTTTaaacaggggggaaaatcaaTACATCACGCATAGCACACCCTCTCTGCTGTTTAAGcttcaaatattttggaaaatagCTACACTTATACATATAGGAGTCATTGTGTTACAACAGAAAGGATTAAACAAAAAGTCAAACTATGGGCCAAAGTAAACTTTTCCCTCCAAGAACATATAACTATAATAAGATTACGCATACAACCAGgactgttctttctctttcaaacaCTATATTTAGGACCAGACCAAAGTGAATTAAAGTAATGGCAGCTTTTACAGGAAAAGCTACGAGggagtgctgataagtattgagcctttcccagaaaaaaattgagctaggaagctgtaactgccacactattctacatactgtattcccccaggaagtcaatgcacttgcgacat from the Pogona vitticeps strain Pit_001003342236 chromosome 3, PviZW2.1, whole genome shotgun sequence genome contains:
- the LOC140706737 gene encoding uncharacterized protein LOC140706737 isoform X2; its protein translation is MEGFSFPPELSWGRETCDPARARISEETFRGRLGPPPLLRHGVCTEERAFASDDRQGEVWASSLLGEQTAVPTVRPKKYHLLNDRLLQDPFDPLELEAVYNKVFNNEPRDEPPCLFPAFTTSAPPAGEGPSYTGAQRGAGAVPKAGKEEWLGLKETMDRQAKLIENLVEQQTLIARQIRRQGPEEERTERPAAAVRGGLIAGPAPIRMQKMTSSDDPEAYLHTFERVAVAAGWPREQWTLILIPCLTGLLQEVVDTLSTQEASQYESVKRAILRTLNLTEETYRKRLRDLKWKPGSHPRTVAQRMRANALRWLKPNGEDGERVVDLIVMEQLVQTLGAGAKNWIQRNNPKTLEKAISLLEDYSMTEEAAKEGNTPWAEKGKPRGGEASLSFSNSSTRSAVEPSGTQKFKGKMFEPFGSKPVRPVTVDQRIYAPGTGWREGKDGRPIYTPGAGRASREQMRLMQQDDASLQEPLLAAQPDRGEPELESRTAHSEGGACEGD
- the LOC140706737 gene encoding uncharacterized protein LOC140706737 isoform X1 translates to MEGFSFPPELSWGRETCDPARARISEETFRGRLGPPPLLRHGVCTEERAFASDDRQGEVWASSLLGEQTAVPTVRPKKYHLLNDRLLQDPFDPLELEAVYNKVFNNEPRDEPPCLFPAFTTSAPPAGEGPSYTGAQRGAGAVPKAGKEEWLGLKETMDRQAKLIENLVEQQTLIARQIRRQGPEEERTERPAAAVRGGLIAGPAPIRMQKMTSSDDPEAYLHTFERVAVAAGWPREQWTLILIPCLTGLLQEVVDTLSTQEASQYESVKRAILRTLNLTEETYRKRLRDLKWKPGSHPRTVAQRMRANALRWLKPNGEDGERVVDLIVMEQLVQTLGAGAKNWIQRNNPKTLEKAISLLEDYSMTEEAAKEGNTPWAEKGKPRGGEASLSFSNSSTRSAVEPSGTQKFKGKMFEPFGSKPVRPVTVDQRIYAPGTGWREGKDGRPIYTPGAGRASREQMRLMQQDDASLQEPLLAAQPVGTVVKGQTGWELDRGLLYRVEGDGGKKLVVPLKWRSKVMELAHDVPLAGHLAEEKMKARIRQRFWWPEMEKEVREYCVTCPQCQKTQKRPAKGAELMPMPLMDHPFQRIGLDIVGPLVKSAGGHTHILVLVDYSTRYPEAIPLRSTTAKVIAQELMQVFTRLGFPKEVITDQGTNFMSITLKEMWRLLEVKPIHTAVYHPQTNGLVERFNKTLKGMLRKLVMEKPRRWHVLVAPLMFAIREVPQASTGFSPFELMYGWNPRGILDLVREKWEEGQDDAQITVQHVMEMRDHLRTVLSIAKDHLGNAQEGQKRRYDQRVKVREFHPGQKVLLLMHSEQAKLFATWQGPYEVVRKVGAVDYEICMPDKTKKNGIFHVNLLKEWKEREALWGEVGEEFGPEVSKCLSKDLRLEVDEILEEAQQLDVRRLEKEFETVFSGIPGETNLIQHEIHTPPGMVARMGDRTWPYHLRDTINAEVAEMEKLGIIEPSHSPWRSYPVLVPKPDGQVRVCIDFRRLNEISKFDAYPMPKVDDLLERLGGGVYLTSLDLTKGYWQIPVRKEDQEKTAFVTPKGLFHF